In Anopheles gambiae chromosome 2, idAnoGambNW_F1_1, whole genome shotgun sequence, a single window of DNA contains:
- the LOC1273815 gene encoding neural/ectodermal development factor IMP-L2 has protein sequence MMNVKHLLMLAVCLLLALLVTPGSGRAVVLDPDTALGASASASSSSSSSSGTVVSSAEGSVRGGDGGRAIRPTFVKITAAPPARVAQIRGTTVELECEIMGSPTPTVQWVHGSGQTADWEDISVNVISEDTPTSVARVVTRLVIDRASRASQTTFTCIGRAAGQEVSSSTVVYHVDSVAHLGNYSDVPLLRPVAAVDTMFKNLKGARITLHYKTLFENMGSTVVLPCKAVGRPLPEITWLNEEGNVVGSLQDARFRTLPTGELIITGLRWADMGSYTCVAKNVLAKDESETFVYPIRPN, from the exons ATGATGAACGTGAAGCATTTGCTGATGCTGGCCGTGTGCCTGCTGCTGGCCCTGCTCGTTACCCCCGGTAGCGGGCGGGCCGTCGTCCTGGACCCGGACACAGCCCTCGGTGCGTCCGCGTCcgcctcgtcgtcgtcctcctcctcctccggcaCGGTGGTTTCGTCGGCCGAGGGCAGTGTGCGCGGAGGAGACGGGGGCCGCGCGATAAGACCGACGTTTGTGAAAATTACCGCCGCACCGCCGGCCCGCGTCGCCCAAATCCGTGGCACCACCGTCGAGCTGGAGTGCGAAATAATGGGCTCGCCGACGCCCACCGTCCAGTGGGTGCACGGTAGCGGACAGACAGCTGAT TGGGAAGATATCAGCGTGAACGTCATCTCGGAGGACACGCCGACGTCGGTGGCGCGCGTCGTAACGCGGCTGGTGATTGACCGGGCGTCCCGCGCCTCCCAGACCACCTTCACCTGCATCGGGCGGGCGGCCGGGCAGGAGGTCAGCTCGTCCACCGTCGTGTACCACGTGGACAGTGTGGCGCATCTCGGCAACTACTCCGACGTGCCGCTGCTGCGCCCGGTTGCGGCCGTCGACACGATGTTCAAAAATCTGAAGGGCGCCCGCATCACGCTCCACTACAAGACGCTGTTCGAGAACATGGGCTCGACCGTGGTGCTGCCGTGCAAGGCGGTCGGCCGGCCGCTGCCCGAGATTACCTGGCTGAACGAGGAGGGCAATGTGGTGGGCAGCCTGCAGGATGCGCGGTTCCGCACGCTCCCGACCGGCGAGCTGATCATTACCGGGCTGCGGTGGGCCGACATGGGCTCGTACACGTGCGTCGCGAAGAACGTGCTGGCGAAGGATGAGTCGGAAACGTTCGTGTACCCGATACGACCCAACTAA